The following coding sequences lie in one Helicoverpa zea isolate HzStark_Cry1AcR chromosome 14, ilHelZeax1.1, whole genome shotgun sequence genomic window:
- the LOC124636389 gene encoding uncharacterized protein LOC124636389, protein MKPPVEVRCIVCQLVFCCADCRRRHEKVTHGLTYDCPICRGFQFLCKPEQLNLDFIRHLTKEHTPLHCKKCNKIFYKMEDFINIDKCTSISELVGKEAEASNTQLKEVDEKFDSLYEKVSKYGENYEGIISVNKNSKTAVITPIVRNKYLVDYESSGSEDEGIKLEDNMTPHPKLVPKTPRSKRQRAATPHTKKLLTLMRQRVVEEYEETIGDDFDGPSVTKTTPVRIESNIDPQKEMTTPTSHLPHLIKLAQIVTTSTPTHPAGNGWPLFADQGADSPLSEIETTESPAQSMNIEPSKSDLDAPKLKSIIVTGSKIRIASQDSTEKHVTFQDSNEGSMKTKKVKFADDTVFEQVKAKRVLRKPKRMLTPGPQRPKFCQNPRFQALINRFENQGMIMARTPKTREKTADNQENTPSVGEPSTMHARAINFKEDSPQIELEYSKESNELFRTCIATPEVGRNAISAFTTNIAGTLQNCISSVLTNTEEETEIQFKFVITKKKVSVKRLVEECQGTADEKSTEIDKNLESIKENIWSSVARAVKNVFFGEQSGNFATTTPHRSFSFNSSSSSGKRKCDELSDTESPVNHKRHKYEGRIRGRPPLRRSKTCVASLRSTMSAEQNSLIGELSMNPDENMNLSF, encoded by the exons GTACGTTGTATAGTGTGTCAACTAGTTTTCTGCTGCGCTGATTGCCGCCGACGTCACGAGAAAGTAACCCACGGCCTCACGTACGACTGCCCCATCTGTCGTGGATTTCAGTTCCTTTGCAAACCCGAACAACTCAATCTAGACTTCATCAGACACTTAACTAAAGAACACACCCCTTTACATTGTAAAAAGTGCAACAAAATCTTCTATAAAATGGAAGATTTCATCAACATAGATAAGTGTACAAGCATCTCTGAATTAGTTGGCAAAGAAGCTGAGGCAAGCAATACCCAACTCAAAGAAGTAGATGAAAAGTTTGATTCCCTTTATGAAAAAGTTAGCAAATATGGTGAGAACTATgaaggtattatttctgttaataaGAACAGTAAAACTGCTGTTATAACTCCGattgttagaaataaatatttagttgaTTACGAGTCTAGTGGTAGTGAAGATGAAGGGATTAAATTGGAAGATAATATGACGCCTCATCCAAAATTAGTTCCAAAAACTCCTAGATCGAAAAGGCAAAGGGCTGCTACACCTCACACGAAAAAGCTTTTGACTTTAATGAGGCAGAGAGTTGTTGAAGAGTATGAGGAAACAATAGGGGATGACTTTGATGGACCATCAGTTACTAAGACTACACCTGTGAGAATTGAGAGTAATATAG ACCCACAAAAGGAGATGACAACCCCGACCTCCCACTTGCCGCACCTGATCAAGCTAGCTCAGATTGTCACCACCAGCACGCCCACCCATCCCGCTGGTAACGGCTGGCCCTTGTTCGCTGACCAAGGAGCTGACTCTCCACTCTCAGAGATTGAGACCACTGAGAGTCCTGCTCAGAGTATGAACATAGAG ccTTCAAAATCAGATCTGGATGCACCAAAACTGAAGAGCATCATAGTGACTGGCAGCAAAATACGTATCGCTAGTCAGGACAGCACGGAGAAGCATGTCACCTTCCAGGACTCGAACGAGGGCTCCATGAAGACCAAGAAGGTCAAGTTTGCTGATGATACCGTGTTTGAACAGGTTAAAGCTAAGAGAG tgtTGAGAAAGCCAAAGCGAATGCTAACACCCGGTCCACAAAGGCCAAAATTCTGCCAAAACCCTCGCTTCCAAGCTTTAATCAACCGTTTTGAAAATCAGGGCATGATTATGGCAAGAACTCCGAAAACAAGAGAAAAAACTGCTGACAATCAGGAAAATACTCCATCTGTCGGAGAACCTTCAACCATGCACGCTCGGGCCATAAACTTTAAAGAAGACAGCCCCCAAATCGAATTAGAGTACTCAAAAGAATCGAATGAATTATTCAGAACATGTATCGCTACTCCAGAAGTAGGCAGAAACGCGATATCAGCATTTACAACGAACATAGCTGGGACATTGCAGAACTGTATCTCATCTGTTTTAACGAACACGGAAGAAGAAACAGAAATTCAGTTTAAGTTTGTGATAACGAAGAAGAAAGTTAGTGTCAAGAGGCTTGTGGAGGAATGTCAGGGTACGGCAGATGAGAAATCGACTGAAATCGATAAGAATCTAGAATCGATTAAAGAAAACATCTGGTCGAGCGTGGCGAGAGCTGTGAAAAATGTGTTCTTTGGTGAGCAGAGCGGTAATTTCG CCACAACAACGCCTCACCGATCCTTCTCCTTCAACTCCTCTTcatcatcaggcaagcgcaagTGTGACGAGCTCTCCGACACAGAGAGTCCAGTGAACCATAAGAGGCACAAGTACGAAGGCAGGATCAGGGGCCGACCTCCTTTGAGGAGGAGCAAGACCTGTGTGGCGAGCCTTAGGAGTACCATGTCGGCTGAACAGAATTCACTCATCGGAGAACTGAGCATGAACCCGGATGAAAATATGAATTTGAGTTTCTGA
- the LOC124636691 gene encoding uncharacterized protein LOC124636691 yields the protein MRGSDLVSTDLSDTESQISGTSGVATRRTRKRAFLKRGSGGSSEDAAEKPAKRAVLEDDDRPSRARASHDASSVLYADHSVEEMERMALEDQMEILEVASKSSNLKGTFQKALKCRAASLLGIVKELAKRTTSDETRQLQAKVDRLQKEVSALHARVAEPTTRPEGTSEGTATIPASSDLEDLIRKVVMEERAFTRACFAGIEDRLLPEKRLRPPLAADKAPGRMPIAPGPSTAPDQSEPQVLKTTKGKGKGKKTSLAPTTQTVPPEPVREDPLLPSTTPSNQPWIKVVARKRKGKQLAPEPPAAKPAALGDRRRKLAPPPRTEAVVVTLTPEAAERGETYESVLRRARTNVDPAELGAGRITCRKTQTGARIFEFSGAQRGTKADLFATKLREAVADTAKVVRAVKCVALEVTDLDDSVTQEEVVAAVAAAGGCAVASVKGRAIRPGRRGMGTMRLECPVVAAKAVLAKGRLPVGFSSGGVRVLEDAPMRCFKCLGIGHTRPLCPSTAERGELCFRCGKEGHRLASCEAATMHCAVCAANGRPSDHVMAGKECRPPPKKGKLQAPVRPAAAATSETPVPVPATEGSAMNTD from the coding sequence TCACAAATAAGTGGAACGAGCGGCGTTGCAACCCGCCGTACGAGGAAGAGGGCCTTCCTCAAGCGGGGATCCGGAGGCTCTTCCGAGGACGCAGCCGAGAAGCCCGCGAAGAGGGCGGTATTGGAAGACGACGACCGGCCAAGCAGAGCCAGGGCCAGCCACGACGCCTCCAGTGTCCTTTACGCGGACCACTCCGTGGAGGAAATGGAGCGCATGGCTCTGGAGGATCAGATGGAGATCCTAGAGGTCGCCTCCAAGTCCTCCAACTTGAAGGGGACCTTCCAGAAGGCCCTAAAATGCCGGGCAGCGAGCTTGCTCGGCATTGTAAAGGAGTTGGCGAAGCGCACCACCTCCGATGAGACGCGGCAACTTCAGGCGAAGGTGGATCGCCTGCAGAAAGAGGTGTCCGCGTTGCACGCGCGCGTTGCCGAGCCCACGACTCGGCCCGAGGGGACGTCGGAAGGTACAGCAACGATACCTGCCTCCTCTGACCTTGAGGATCTTATCCGTAAGGTTGTAATGGAGGAGAGAGCATTCACCAGGGCCTGTTTTGCCGGCATAGAGGATCGGCTCCTGCCGGAGAAGCGGTTACGCCCTCCACTCGCGGCGGATAAAGCACCTGGACGGATGCCCATCGCACCGGGGCCCTCAACGGCTCCAGACCAGTCGGAGCCCCAGGTCCTAAAGACCACCAAGGGCAAGGGAAAGGGCAAGAAAACCTCACTAGCCCCGACTACCCAGACGGTCCCTCCCGAACCGGTGAGAGAAGACCCATTACTGCCCTCCACCACCCCTTCCAACCAGCCTTGGATTAAGGTGGTAGCGAGGAAGCGGAAGGGTAAGCAGTTAGCTCCCGAGCCCCCTGCAGCCAAGCCTGCCGCTTTAGGGGACAGGAGGAGGAAGCTCGCTCCTCCTCCAAGAACCGAAGCCGTGGTGGTCACGTTGACCCCAGAGGCAGCGGAACGCGGGGAGACATACGAGTCCGTGCTGCGGCGGGCTCGTACAAACGTCGACCCTGCAGAACTTGGGGCTGGCAGAATTACGTGCCGGAAGACCCAAACGGGGGCTCGTATCTTCGAGTTCTCGGGGGCTCAACGCGGCACCAAGGCGGACCTCTTTGCGACGAAGCTCAGAGAGGCTGTCGCGGACACGGCCAAGGTGGTGAGGGCCGTTAAGTGTGTAGCTCTAGAAGTGACCGACCTCGACGACTCGGTCACGCAAGAGGAGGTTGTGGCAGCGGTTGCGGCGGCGGGGGGCTGCGCCGTCGCATCTGTCAAGGGCCGAGCCATTAGACCTGGCCGCAGGGGTATGGGCACTATGAGGTTAGAGTGCCCGGTCGTAGCTGCCAAGGCGGTTCTGGCTAAGGGCCGCCTCCCGGTCGGGTTTAGCTcgggtggggtccgagtgcttgAGGATGCGCCGATGCGCTGTTTCAAGTGCCTCGGCATCGGACACACCCGGCCTCTCTGCCCGTCCACTGCCGAGCGTGGGGAACTATGCTTCCGCTGCGGAAAAGAGGGACATAGGTTGGCCAGCTGCGAGGCTGCCACCATGCATTGCGCAGTATGCGCTGCCAATGGTCGTCCATCCGACCACGTAATGGCGGGCAAGGAATGCCGACCGCCACCGAAGAAGGGCAAACTGCAGGCGCCGGTGCGGCCTGCTGCTGCCGCCACCTCTGAAACTCCAGTTCCAGTGCCGGCAACCGAGGGAAGTGCGATGAACACCGACTGA